A DNA window from Entelurus aequoreus isolate RoL-2023_Sb linkage group LG24, RoL_Eaeq_v1.1, whole genome shotgun sequence contains the following coding sequences:
- the trhr2 gene encoding thyrotropin releasing hormone receptor 2 isoform X3, with the protein MTDNVSSRVDIPTNISLSPTIPIFHSLEYKTVSVFLVMLVCGVGIVGNVMVVLVVLTTRHMRTPTNCYLVSLAIADLTVLVAAGLPNISDSLTGTWVFGHAGCLGITYLQYLGINVSSCSITAFTVERYIAICHPMKAQTVCTVSRAKKIITGVWIFTCVYCVLWFFLVDIQVSPDGLVQCGYKVKRELYLPIYLIDFAIFYVVPLLLAIVLYGLIARILYLG; encoded by the exons ATGACTGACAACGTGAGCTCAAGAGTTGACATCCCAACCAACATTTCCCTCAGCCCCACTATTCCCATTTTCCATTCCCTGGAGTACAAGACGGTGTCTGTGTTTTTGGTAATGCTAGTGTGTGGTGTTGGCATTGTGGGAAACGTCATGGTGGTTCTCGTTGTCCTGACTACACGCCACATGAGGACACCTACAAACTGTTACCTGGTGAGCCTGGCCATAGCTGACCTTACAGTGTTAGTCGCAGCGGGACTTCCCAACATCTCAGACAGTCTCACGGGCACCTGGGTGTTTGGACACGCCGGTTGCTTGGGAATCACCTACTTGCAATACCTGGGCATCAATGTGTCGTCCTGCTCCATCACCGCCTTCACTGTGGAAAG GTACATTGCTATCTGCCATCCAATGAAGGCTCAGACGGTGTGCACAGTGTCCAGGGCTAAGAAGATTATTACTGGGGTTTGGATATTCACCTGTGTGTACTGCGTATTGTGGTTTTTCCTTGTGGATATTCAG GTGAGCCCGGATGGACTTGTTCAGTGCGGGTACAAAGTGAAGAGGGAGCTCTACCTGCCCATCTACCTCATCGACTTTGCCATTTTCTACGTTGTCCCCTTGCTTCTTGCTATTGTGCTGTATGGGCTCATAGCACGGATTCTCTACCTGGG
- the trhr2 gene encoding thyrotropin releasing hormone receptor 2 isoform X2, with protein MTDNVSSRVDIPTNISLSPTIPIFHSLEYKTVSVFLVMLVCGVGIVGNVMVVLVVLTTRHMRTPTNCYLVSLAIADLTVLVAAGLPNISDSLTGTWVFGHAGCLGITYLQYLGINVSSCSITAFTVERYIAICHPMKAQTVCTVSRAKKIITGVWIFTCVYCVLWFFLVDIQVSPDGLVQCGYKVKRELYLPIYLIDFAIFYVVPLLLAIVLYGLIARILYLGPLPNQPDTCTTLRQSCREVTEVGTRARPRCPRSALSARKQKCRENFRMCQTCK; from the exons ATGACTGACAACGTGAGCTCAAGAGTTGACATCCCAACCAACATTTCCCTCAGCCCCACTATTCCCATTTTCCATTCCCTGGAGTACAAGACGGTGTCTGTGTTTTTGGTAATGCTAGTGTGTGGTGTTGGCATTGTGGGAAACGTCATGGTGGTTCTCGTTGTCCTGACTACACGCCACATGAGGACACCTACAAACTGTTACCTGGTGAGCCTGGCCATAGCTGACCTTACAGTGTTAGTCGCAGCGGGACTTCCCAACATCTCAGACAGTCTCACGGGCACCTGGGTGTTTGGACACGCCGGTTGCTTGGGAATCACCTACTTGCAATACCTGGGCATCAATGTGTCGTCCTGCTCCATCACCGCCTTCACTGTGGAAAG GTACATTGCTATCTGCCATCCAATGAAGGCTCAGACGGTGTGCACAGTGTCCAGGGCTAAGAAGATTATTACTGGGGTTTGGATATTCACCTGTGTGTACTGCGTATTGTGGTTTTTCCTTGTGGATATTCAG GTGAGCCCGGATGGACTTGTTCAGTGCGGGTACAAAGTGAAGAGGGAGCTCTACCTGCCCATCTACCTCATCGACTTTGCCATTTTCTACGTTGTCCCCTTGCTTCTTGCTATTGTGCTGTATGGGCTCATAGCACGGATTCTCTACCTGGG ACCTCTGCCAAACCAACCTGACACCTGTACTACATTGCGACAAAGCTGCAGAGAAGTCACAGAAGTCGGAACAAGAGCTCGCCCACGCTGTCCAAGGAGTGCTCTCTCAGCCAGGAAACAG